One Trachemys scripta elegans isolate TJP31775 unplaced genomic scaffold, CAS_Tse_1.0 scaffold_131, whole genome shotgun sequence genomic window, GCCGCTCTTCACACGAGAGGCTGTAGGGAGCCCCTCGCTGGGGTCCCCGGCCAGCTGCAGGGAGGCGAGTGAGGGGCTGCAGGGTCAGCCCCCGCCTGCCGCATCCGTGGTGACATAGGCAGCAATGTCACCCTCGGCTTCACTGCGGCTGCACCTGGGGCACAAAGGGGCCTCAAGCCAGTTCAACCCAGAACAGGGGGCTCCTCTGGTGACAGCACAGCAGCTCCTGATCTCCCCCGCTGAGCCCCAGCTGCCACAACAGTCCCGTGGGGCCATTGGCAGGAGCACAAActagagcagcctccaggctgctctaactcatgGAGCGGGACCAGCCTGTTcaaggccaggccaggcctgggGGAGTGTAAAGATGCCTTGAAgccaacacccccacccctctgagCTGCACTGTGAATTCTTCACCTGCAGCCAAGGATCAGGGTGGTTTACTGACCTAGCTACTCCCACCCACTCCCAgagtgggggctggagctggtgtCACACTGGTTTGGCAGTTACCTTCCCTGCCCCAGAAGCCAAGTCTGGGATCTTCCTAGGGGCAGCCCTTGCCCCCCAGCCCAAAAGCTGTGctaggaggggagcagggacagACCTGAGCTAGTGCAGagcggggctggagctgcagggggaggggcagccagggacagCCCTACAAAAGGAGTGCCCCAGAGAGCTGTCCACGCGGCCTATTCCTAGCCTTGACCTTGACCGTGGGTACAGAGCTGTGTATGTGGTAGAGTCCATGCAGCCGGCTGGGCCCCCATTCTGCTGCCAGCTCTGCATGGGCATCCCGTTACAGGATCGGGGCCGAAATAAATACCAGGCGGCAGCTGCAACGTCAGGACAGCAAGGCCAGGGGCAGGTAACCCCATCTCAGCGCTCTGCATTCCCCAGCTCCCGGAAGTGTTTCTCCCCATCTGCTACTGGGGTGGATATGGGTGGCGAGTGGATTGGTTTGGCCTGTAGGTGCTGAAGCTGTTACTAACCTCAGCTAAACCCACCCAACCAGCCCCTCCGCTGGAGAGGAAACCCAGCCCGAAATCTCATTCTAACCCTGGGCTCAATGGTTTGGATTAAACACGTGTCACGAGTGCAGAATGGCCACAGGCTTAGATACAGGACCTCCTCACTtcaagtcgtcccggttaacgttgtgtcgttgttacgttgctgatcagttagggaacatggtcgtttaaagttgtgcaatgctcccttctaacgtcgtttggcagccgcctgctttgtccactgcttgcaggaagagcagcccgttgcagcgagctggtgggggcttggaaccagggtggaccagcagcccccccatcagctcccggctcccctaagttccctgtgctgcagccgtccagcaggctatcaatcggcagttcagctgtccctccccccactgccatgtgctgctcctgccctctgccttggagctgctcccagagaccccTGCTTCCTGTGCGGGGGTagggggactaatgtcagggtgtccccctcccccctgctcctgcaccccatgtatcccttctccatatagagcagggaggggacacggacagagagagacagagagagcttggggcagcagctgctgtctcacttcctgatccacttaaaaagacaatgcacttaagagtgggtcagcttacttaacggggcagtgtgcatctctctctctcccacacacacaaggtgtgtgtctgtctctgtctgctatgctgtctcccctccctcgtgttcgtgctgccttgtgtgagaggctccATTAACAGCAATGTGTTAAcccctgagggctcagccgagtgctaattcatcatttagcagtaaggcattccctgggaaatatcccaccctcttccaccctctgacttcaccacttcaaccaagcttcacaatcatcattgctgtgaacagtattcaattgtttgtttaaaacgtatactgtgtgtatatctatatcatatatagttttttgtctggtgaaaaaaattccctggaacctaacccccccccatttacattaattcttatggggaaattggattcgcttaacaacatttcgcttaaagtcgcatttttcaggaacataacgaCAATGTTAaggaggagttactgtaatgaaCTCAATATCCTGACTCCCGCTGCCAGCCCAGCGGTACCTGGCACGCAGCTCACTGCCACCTCGGGCACTATGTCCGTGTGGCCTCGCCCAGACCAACCAAATGACACGTTTCATCTAATCCCCTCATGCAGCTCTCCTGGTGATGCTCGTACCTTCCCCAGTGCACTAGCTGGTCTCTAGACTGTTGCAAAACCTTGCAAGGTTCCTGCCCAAAGCAGCCTTGATCTGTGGTTTAAATTGCACAAGAACCTTCTTTCAAAGTGCATTTTAGATTTCAATAAGCTGATTAGATCAAAGGCGAGCTAACATTTTTAGAGCCTTAAGGTTTATACCTACTGTAAGTCAAATGTCTTCTTGATGGAACTTTAGGCATATTTTCCCTGTTGTAATGAAGTGTCTGTTGAAATATATTTTAGACTGCGGATTTAACGCCTATAGTTCGCCACTTCTGTTCATTCCGAGATATTCcaatagctttttttttatttatttttcttctgacaGTGAATGTCCTTCGCCACTGATTTAGGACAATGGTGCCCTGCAGAATGCAGGTGATAGATATGCTTTGAGCTTCCTGTGTAATGTACATTGGGATTGGAAATAGGACACGTTCTCCTTTAGCATAACATATTGTAATGATGTTTGTTCACATTTTAAAGTGTGCGTTCAGGTGTGCAGAGATGTTGGAAAATACTGTGCGATAGTTTAGACTTTATTACCTTGTCACATTAATAAACAGTGTAATATTCCTCTGAACTACACCACTCTTTCCCCGAGTTTATAAATGAAACGTGCCTGTAGGGCCAGTTAACCACTGGTGGGTGGGGggcatcttccccccccccccaggaaatcAGCTCCGTGTTATTCAGTGGAACTCATCCTGTAGGACAGCTGGGAAGTTAAGGTCCCAAGGCTGCAAAGGAGAATTTTGTACTGAACTGAAACATCAGGTGGGATTTAGAGTAacccagggccaaattctgctctcagagtgTATTATCcacactaaaagaacaggagtacttgtggcaccttagagactaacaaatttattagagcataagctttcgtggactacagcccacttcttcggatgtggcccatgaaagcttatgctctaataaatgtgttagtctctaaggtgccacaagtattcctgttctttttgcggatacagactaacacggctgctactctgaaacctgtcattatccACAGTGTAATTTGGCTAGAGCATCAGGACTAATACTCCCAACGCTTCCTCCCCTGTGAAGGTACCCGGGGACCACCGCTGGTGGCCAGAgctctggttttacaccagtgctGCTTCCATCTAGAGTTGGCTGCAAAATGACATTGGAGCCACGACAGGCACAGCGCCCCTTAGCAACACACTGGCGCATTGGCTCAGTGGTGACGCCAAGGACAAGCACCCCCTGCCCAATGCCCAGGGCTACTTCCTGCCCAACAGGGGGGCTCTTCCATTCCCCACGTGCCCCATCCCCCTGGGACCCAACTGACCGAGCCAACTCCCCTGGACCTGCGGAGCCCCTGCCTTTCCCACAGCGCGGGGGCAAGGGAGCAAAGGGCCGAGGCAGGTGGCAGCTCTGCTGTTGCAATACCCACTGGGTCGCTGCCCATCACAGCAGCCTGGGCCAGGCCCACCGGCCTggaggcctaatccaaagccaagCCAAGTCGATGGGAGTCTTTCCCCTGACTTCCCCGGCGCTTGGCTCAGGCCTGCAGCCCGAAGGGAAGCGGGTGGAGGCATCGCCTTCCTAAAGCGCTGggtgagaatcatagaatcatagaatctcagggttggaagggacctcaagaggtcatctagtccaaccccctgctcaaagcaggaccaattcccaactaaatcatcccagggctctggcctgtcTCATCAGCTTATTTCCTTGCCCGTCTATTAGTGTTCAAACCGAGCAGATGGTTCCTTTAGCCCGAAGACAGCCATGGACCACCTGGGCCAGTTACCAACTCTCACCCGTTCCCATCCCAGGGCACAGCCACTCCACCGGGGTCTCGGGAATTCCCAGCAGGACTCTGCTGTTTGCTTAAATGTTCCCACTTGCCTTctgcccccacctcaccccctcgCAGTGAAGGGGGGCACCATTTCCACGCGGGAGGAAGTCATCCAGGCCACACCAGGCCCATTCACTCCTCTGGCAGATCACATTTGCTCCAGTGCCCTGCCATCGCCTGGCTGCAAAGGGCAGCAGGCCCACAGGACAAACAGCAAGATGTGccagcatcccctgccctgccccgctgcAGCTGCCAGTTGCCAGTTGCAGCCCAGCCTCCGGGAGAATGGAGCCGGGGAGGCTCCCTTTCAGTGTCAGGGTACTCACTGGTGCCTGTCCTTTGCCCCATGGGGCAGGAGCAATTCCAGGCGGAGGGGGAGAGTTTTCCGCACCggtgggggcctggggccccTTGGGGCTGGCGCGCGGTGCCCGGCCGGGATCCGGCCCTGCTGGGAAGTGGAGGATTCCGCAGAAGCTACCAGGGAAATTCCCACGGGATTTTCCCCCGGGGAGTGACCCGACCCCGCCGCCTCTAGAGGGTGtatttcggggggaggggggacaggttGGGGTGACTGGCTCGGATGGGTTCCCTGGGTTTCTCTCTCCCACAGTCCGTCACTCCGGGGCAGCCCCCCCGCGTAGCCCCTGCCAGGACCCCCGCCCCGGCCGGGCCCCCCGCGCACCCCCCTGGGCGGCCGCTGGGCGCCGCTGTGCCCCCCCCGGGGGAGGGCGCACGGCTGCGCGCTGGGGGCCCGGAAGCGGCGCTCCCCGCCCGGCTGCGCTGCCACGTCGGAGGCCGGCGGCGGCGGGGATGGGCGGCCGGGCGCTGTGCTGGCTtctctgtctgctgcaggcgggccgggccgggggcgccGAGCTCACCTTCGAGCTGCCCGACAGCGCCCGGCAGTGCTTCCACGAGCCGCTGCCGCAAGGCCGCCACTTCACGCTGGACTTCCAGGTACCGGGGGGCCGGGGCCCGCTCGGCTCGGGGGGGTCCCCGCTCGGTTCGGcccggctcggggggggggggccccgctCGGCCCGTGCGAGGCCCCGAACCCGGCGGGTCTAGCGGCTGCTGGCGGGGAGCGCCCGGGGGAGCCGCGGTCGGAGCTCGGGGGGTCCCCGCAGAGGACCGGGCTCCGCAGCGGAGAAGCCCCAGCCACGGCCGGGTTCTCTCCGGCCCGGTCCCGCCGGCCCGGCTGCGCCCAGAGCCCCCGGCTGGCGCCTCCCCGCTGGGGCCCCGCGCCGCGCCaggggccggggctggagcctgcagcacCAGGGAGAGCGGCTCcgctccggcccagccccggccgcGGGGACCCACTGCCCGGCTCGTCCCCGCCGGCACCTAGGCTGGAGCAGCCCCGGGTCTGCCCGCGCCGGGTCGCTGCCGGGTCTGGCCGGACTGGGGCAGCCCCGTGTCCTcccttttgttttagtttgtttgtttagtttggaaaagagaagactgagaggggacatgatagcagttttcaggtatctaaaagggtgtcatgaggaggagggagaaaacttgttcaccttagcctctaaggatagaaccagaagcaatgggcttaaaactgcagcaagggaggtctaggttggacattaggaaaaggttcctaactgtcagggtggttaaacactggaatcaattgcctagggaggttgtggaatctccatctctggagatatttaagagtaggttagataaacgtctatcagggatggtctagacagtatttggtcctgccatgcgggcaggggactggactcgatgacctctcgaggtcccttccagtccttgaatctatgaatctccctGCCGGGCCCGAGCCCCTGCCAGCGGCCAGCTCCGGCTGGTGCCAGAGATCAGGGGCACTTTCTAGGCTGGTCTGGGACTTGCCACCCGTCGGGCAGCCGGATCTGGGCAGAACCGGACCAGAACCGACCTCCGCTCCCACCAAACGGGGGGAGCAGTTGATAGAATTCCCGGTTCGCTGAAATGCCGGATAAAGAAAAGCTCCCTGGGCCGGGCCATACTTTAACTCATTAACATCCCAGCCTTTATGCGAACACCTGGGCGGCAGAGCTCTGTGTACACGGACTAGGGATCCCTCCGGAGAACACCCCTCTGAGCTCAGAGCTGCCAAGCCAGACAAGGGCTATTGGGATATTTCTGAAAGCTACAAGATCTCCCCCAGCCTCAGGGATTCCGTGTGAGCCTGTCAGTCAGGCTCCAGCGCCAGCTCCACCACCACCCATAGGGACAGGTTTGCAGATGGCTTTTGTACAGAAAAGGCGGGATGCAAAGCCAGGGGCCATGGCCTGAGTGAGATCCAGGCAGTGCCATCCTCTGCTTGGAGCTGTCTGGAGACAGGCCCagccggggaggaggggggcatgaGGTGAATTCTCCGTCCCTGACAGACATGCTTTGTCCCCATAGGTGATTACAGGGGGGCATTACGATGTGGACTGCTACGTGGAAGATCCCAACGGCAAGACCCTTTACAAAGAAGCTAAGAAGCAATACGACAGCTTTTCCCATCGAGCCGAGGTCGCAGGCGTCTACACATTTTGCTTCAGCAACGAGTTCTCCACTTTTTCACACAAAACTGTCTACTTTGACTTGCAAGTTGGAGACGAGCCCCCGATTCTCCCGGACATGAACCACAGGGTCACCGCCTTGACACAGGTCTGTCGGGTTCCCGCGTGCGTCTGTTGCATGGGAGTGGGGCAGTTTTGTAACTCTCTCTCGTGGTAGAGCAGCACAGAGCTTCTGAGGTTAGATGCCGATAAAGCGTGGCCAGGGTTGAGAAAGAAACGGTCAGGCCCTGGTGTGTCCTTGTCCTGGGCTCACGTTAGCTCTCAGCTAAAAGCAGAACTTCCAGCCGCAGGGTGACGGTACTGTGTGGTGCAGGGTCATGCAACGCCTGTCCCAGCAGAAGGAAAGAATGCAGCTGGCTTAGAAAAAGGGAATGTACCATAGTCTCAGGTAAAGGACAGGCCGGTCCAACCACACAATTCACATCCAGAGCAGAACCTTCcctgagctgggggctgggggagaggtctTTGGGTCCATGCGTTGGCTTGGGCTTAtctccaaggagagagagagaggggcattGTGAGCcacgtacgtacacacacacaatcacacacaccccaaagcCAAAGCCACTCTTGACaatataggggtgtgtgtgtgtgtatctccaGTTCTCAGCCCTGCACAGCTGAGCCCgatcagcacctgcagctcccactgaccccagctggagagctctgggtgctaagcacctccaAAAGCAGGCCCCAGCTActtcaggttgggcacccaaaatcagagacCACTTTGGAAAACTTGGGCCTGCAGGTAGAAGTAGCATGGTCTCTAGCCAGAGACTCGTTCCTCTGCCCCTCCTGGGCCGTCCCGTGACGCCTCTGCGGCTCTCTGACACGGGGGGCTGGTATTTTACTCCCTCATCAGAATATAGCGACTAGCTGATTGTCCCAGCCGGGCCCAGCTGTGTGTAGTGATGCAGGTACCAAAGAGGGTGTGTTTGTTTCCCCAGATGGAATCTGCTTGTGTCACCATTCACGAAGCTTTAAATACCGTGATCGACTCCCAGACTCGTTACCGGCTTCGGGAGGCTCAGGACCGGAGCCGGGCTGAAGAGCTGAACAACCACGTCTCCTACTGGTCTGTGGGGGAGACCGTCCTCCTCCTCGTGGTCAGCGTCAGCCAAGTCCTGCTGCTCAAGAGCTTCTTTACGGAGACGAGAACGACCCCGGGGGCCGTCAGCACCTAGGAAGCCAGAGTCGGTCCTGTGCCGTGGCACCGTGTGCCTGcgggttgggtggggtggggctggggaagagaggagggatgcTCATGGGTCACACAGTGGAGTGCTACCGAGGGACCGAGTGGGGCTGGCCCTGCACACCTGGACTGGGAGCAGAAAGGGATTTATGGGAAAGTCACCCAAGCAGCAGTTCTGACAGAGTGAACGCTGTTAATAGCCGGCAGCCTCGCTCTGGGGGCCCTGGGAAGCAATgggagtgcaggggttaggggctcTCTGTGCAGCGGAGCTGTGACTTAGGCCAGGGAAGATTAGCGCTGGTTTCACTGCAATGGTTTGACTCTTGTTTGTAACCCTGTTGCATCTTCACTGCGAGGTGTAAGCACACCATGCAGCCCGAGGATCTACCCCAGAGCCCACGTGGGGTCAcctgctcccagcacagagcagaggCCCAGGCCAGCATGGGGGAGGGTGTCACAAAGGGGCGCCGGATGTTTCCCGGTGCACAGACAAGCTGAACTGCCGTAGTTCACCTGAGCTGCAGTCTGTGCTCACCGAGGTGGGCGGCATGGTCAGGACAGAGGTAGGAGTCAGAGCAACCCCACTCACCCTACGGTGTGCCCAAACATCTGCTTTTCGTCAGGCAGCCCTCTCAGCCCAGGCCAGAGCACGCTACGTGAGCCATGGCTCCCGCTGCCAGCCGGAGAGGCTAAAAACCCTCCTCATCCTTTTAATGGAAGCTGAAATTCTCccataatcacaggactccaggagctgggccttaCAGAGAAGCACCAAATATCACGAGACGCTCAGTAAAAGTGGCAGAAATTGGCAGCTCTTGGCTCCCTCCAGGTTTGTTTGCGATAAGAGGGATCGTGTGGCCCCAGAGAGTCAGAgaggttaaggccagaagaggccattCGATCaccagcctgacctcctgtatagcattggccaccagcaccacctgctaggccctcccccgccccgaaATGAGACCAACGTATTACAGCCCACGGGAGACTGGGCTGTTACGTGCCACAGGCAGAGGACAGGCAGGACTGTGGTGGAGGctccatcacaggcaattttgaaatcaagatgggatgttttgctCCAAGGTCTGCTCCTGCGGCAGGTCTCTGGCCCGTGCTGTACTcgggggcagcctgggggatccctggtcccttctgccctgtgAATCTAGGGCTGCCGAGCCCCGTCCCCCGTCGGGGAACAGTCCAGGGGATGCCCTGCTCTGCTCAGACAGCAAGGCCTCCTGGGCGAATGTCCTGGTATTTCTTCAGAACACAAAGtaggagtcacatgggccaggagGGGGCCCATGACTGAACCACTAGGCCTGAATGTGCCCCACGTTGCCAGCCACAAAatagctgctgctaccacaggcTGTTGTGCAAGAACCGTTACAATACTAGTATTGGTCAAACAATGCTTTGCACTAAGCCACCCacatgggagggggtggaggggggattaGTAATTGCAAttcccctgctcagctgggctgACCCCACTGGATGTAACCTTTGCCACTTCTCAATAAACCCATGAGCCCGCAGTTTTCTTTCACCACTGATTAGACACACTGTCCCCCGGGCGCTGGGCAGTGCGATACAAATCAGCCAGTCAAAGCGCTTGTTCTCCTCTCAGGGCACAGCTACTGCCCTGTCAGCCCATCCTGTAACTGGTTGTAACACCCACGTTCTAGGAAGccttaaataaaatgcatttcctACCGATTCATCGTCCTCCTTTGGCAGTTCAACAGCTGTTCCTGAAG contains:
- the LOC117870288 gene encoding transmembrane emp24 domain-containing protein 3-like, whose protein sequence is MGGRALCWLLCLLQAGRAGGAELTFELPDSARQCFHEPLPQGRHFTLDFQVITGGHYDVDCYVEDPNGKTLYKEAKKQYDSFSHRAEVAGVYTFCFSNEFSTFSHKTVYFDLQVGDEPPILPDMNHRVTALTQMESACVTIHEALNTVIDSQTRYRLREAQDRSRAEELNNHVSYWSVGETVLLLVVSVSQVLLLKSFFTETRTTPGAVST